Proteins from a genomic interval of Polyodon spathula isolate WHYD16114869_AA chromosome 1, ASM1765450v1, whole genome shotgun sequence:
- the LOC121318182 gene encoding NAD(P) transhydrogenase, mitochondrial-like produces MASLLRVVVSSCSSPVFSRLSVKVQTVKTPSLRLFRTHQALSCQSTVSPGIPYKQLTIGVPKEIFQNEKRVALSPVGVQALIKQGFNVVVESGAGESSKFSDEHYIQAGATIKGTKDVLASDLVVKVRAPIFNSALGAHEVDLLKESATLVSFIYPAQNPELIDKLSQRKTNVLAMDQVPRVTIAQGYDALSSMANIAGYKAVILAANHFGRFFTGQITAAGKVPPAKVLIIGGGVAGLASAGAAKAMGAIVRGFDTRADALEQFKSLGAEPLAVDIKESGEGQGGYAKVMSKEFIEAEMKLFAKQCQEVDIVISTALIPGKKAPILFTREMIESMKDGSVVVDLAAEAGGNFETTVPGELTVHKGVTHIGYTDLPSRMSSQASALYSNNIIKLLRAISPDKDNFYYNVKDEFDFGTMDHVIRGTVVMKDGKFIFPAPPPNNIPVAAPVKQKSIQELAAEKKAAVSPFTQTLTSAGIYTGGIGTLIGLGLAAPTAAFTQMVTTFGLAGIVGYHTVWGVTPALHSPLMSVTNAISGLTAVGGLSLMGGGLTPTSTAEVLAVMAAFISSVNIAGGFLVTKKMLDMFRRPTDPPEHHYLYLLPAGVFVGGYAAALNCGYKIEEMMYLGSGLCCVGALAGLSTQKTSRLGNALGMMGVAGGLAATLGALKPSPELLAQMSGAMAVGGTLGLTIAKRIQISDLPQLVAAFHSLVGMAAVLTCVAEYMVEYPHFATDPAANLTKIVAYLGTYIGGVTFSGSLVAYGKLQGLLSSSPLMLPGRHFLNAGLMAASVGGMIPYMMDPSYTTGITCLGSVSALSAIMGVTLTAAIGGADMPVVITVLNSYSGWALCAEGFLLNNNLLTIVGALIGSSGAILSYIMCVAMNRSLANVILGGYGTSSTGTGKPMEITGTHTEINLDQTVEMIKEANSIIITPGYGLCAAKAQYPIAELVKMLQEQGKKVRYVALSCMKYIFFKKQCFVFMCNSSVLTAKNETLSKVADDHMIMALKSIKTL; encoded by the exons ATGGCCAGCCTCCTGAGAGTGGTAGTCAGCAGCTGCTCGAGCCCAGTCTTCAGCAGGCTGTCGGTAAAGGTGCAGACGGTGAAGACTCCTTCTTTGCGGTTATTCCGAACCCACCAGGCCCTCAGCTGCCAGAGCACTGTTAGTCCAG GCATTCCTTATAAGCAGCTTACGATTGGGGTCCCCAAGGAGATCTTTCAGAATGAGAAGCGAGTGGCCCTGTCCCCTGTTGGGGTTCAGGCTCTCATTAAGCAGGGATTCAATGTGGTGGTGGAGTCGGGGGCGGGAGAATCCTCCAAATTCTCAGATGAACATTACATTCAAGCCGGGGCCACCATCAAAGGGACCAAGGATGTTCTGGCTTCTGACCTAGTAGTCAAG gtgagGGCTCCTATCTTCAATTCTGCACTTGGTGCCCATGAGGTTGACCTTCTGAAGGAGTCTGCCACCCTGGTCAGCTTCATCTACCCTGCACAGAACCCAGAGCTCATTGATAAACTTTCCCAGCGTAAGACCAATGTGCTAGCAATGGATCAAGTACCCAGAGTCACCATCGCACAGGGATATGATGCCCTCAGCTCTATGGCCAACATTGCTGG TTACAAAGCTGTTATTTTGGCAGCTAATCATTTTGGACGCTTTTTCACCGGTCAGATTACAGCAGCTGGCAAAGTTCCCCCTGCTAAG GTTCTTATTATTGGAGGTGGTGTTGCTGGTTTGGCTTCAGCAGGTGCTGCCAAAGCCATGGGTGCTATTGTGAGAGGATTTGATACCAG AGCCGATGCTTTGGAGCAGTTCAAGTCCCTGGGTGCGGAGCCACTGGCGGTGGATATAAAGGAGTCTGGGGAAGGTCAAGGGGGCTACGCTAAAGTAATGTCCAAGGAGTTTATCGAGGCAGAGATGAAACTGTTTGCCAAACAATGTCAGGAGGTGGACATTGTAATCAGCACAGCCCTCATCCCTG GCAAGAAAGCCCCAATTCTTTTCACTAGAGAGATGATCGAGAGTATGAAGGACGGGTCAGTTGTGGTTGATTTGGCTGCTGAGGCTGGAGGGAACTTTGAGACCACTGTGCCTGGGGAGCTAACTGTGCACAAG ggggTGACTCACATTGGTTACACAGACCTCCCAAGTAGGATGTCCTCTCAGGCCAGCGCTCTGTATTCCAACAACATCATCAAGCTGCTGAGGGCGATCAGCCCCGACAAGGACAATTTCTACTACAATGTGAAGGATGAATTTGATTTCGGTACCATGGACCATGTTATTCGGGGCACAGTGGTAATGAAG gaTGGGAAGTTCATCTTCCCAGCTCCCCCTCCAAACAATATCCCTGTGGCTGCACCAGTGAAGCAGAAGTCTATTCAAGAGCTGGCGGCTGAAAAGAAGGCCGCTGTTTCTCCTTTTACACAGACCTTGACAAGTGCTGGCATTTACACTGGAG GTATTGGTACTTTAATAGGACTGGGCCTTGCTGCTCCTACTGCTGCCTTCACTCAAATGGTGACAACCTTTGGTTTAGCTGGAATTGTGGGCTACCACACAGTCTGGGGCGTCACTCCGGCCCTTCACTCTCCACTCATGTCTGTCACCAATGCCATCTCGG GTTTGACAGCAGTTGGTGGGTTGTCTCTGATGGGAGGAGGCCTGACCCCCACCTCTACTGCAGAGGTACTGGCTGTAATGGCAGCCTTCATCTCCTCGGTCAACATAGCCG GTGGCTTTCTTGTCACCAAGAAGATGCTGGATATGTTCAGGCGTCCCACTGACCCCCCTGAGCACCACTACCTGTACCTCCTGCCCGCTGGCGTTTTCGTGGGAGGATATGCTGCTGCACTCAATTGCGGTTACAAAATTGAGGAG ATGATGTACCTAGGCTCTGGCTTGTGCTGTGTAGGAGCCCTGGCTGGCCTCTCCACCCAGAAGACTTCCCGACTTGGCAATGCCCTGGGCATGATGGGCGTTGCTGGTGGTCTGGCGGCCACTCTTGGGGCTCTGAAGCCTTCCCCTGAACTCCTGGCTCAGATGAGTGGCGCCATGGCCGTTGGTGGCACTTTGG GACTGACTATTGCAAAGCGAATCCAGATCTCAGACCTGCCTCAGCTGGTCGCTGCCTTCCACAGCTTGGTGGGGATGGCTGCAGTCCTGACCTGCGTGGCAGAGTACATGGTGGAATACCCACATTTCGCCACTGACCCAGCTGCCAACCTCACCAAAATCGTAGCCTACTTGGGTACCTACATCGGAGGAGTGACCTTCAGCGGCTCCCTCGTCGCTTATGGGAAACTCCagg GTCTCCTGAGCTCATCACCTCTGATGCTTCCCGGACGTCACTTCTTGAATGCTGGGCTGATGGCAGCAAGTGTGGGTGGAATGATCCCTTACATGATGGATCCAAGCTACACCACTGGTATCACCTGCCTGGGCTCTGTGTCTGCACTGTCTGCCATCATG GGTGTTACTCTGACTGCGGCAATTGGGGGTGCTGACATGCCTGTGGTGATCACAGTGTTGAACAGCTACTCGGGCTGGGCTCTGTGTGCAGAGGGATTCCTGCTCAATAACAACCTGCTCACCATCGTCGGGGCCCTCATCGGGTCTTCCGGAGCCATCCTCTCCTACATCATGTGTGTG GCTATGAATCGCTCTCTGGCTAATGTAATTCTTGGTGGCTACGGTACCTCCTCCACTGGCACTGGCAAACCCATGGAAATCACTGGAACCCACACAGAGATCAACCTGGATCAAACTGTTGAGATGATCAAAGAGGCCAACAGCATCATCATCACTCCAG